The following coding sequences are from one Dehalococcoidia bacterium window:
- a CDS encoding amidohydrolase family protein encodes MTIDVHAHVVPERFPPHPPGADERWPEMDHFEPGRARVMIAGRNFRTVTEGVWSATRRIEDMDREGVDVQVLSPMPELLSYWLPLEDSRVLAEHVNDYITRMVEASPGRFHGLGMVRLQDPDAAALDLEGVRARRLAGIEVGSNVLGRSLGDPRFLDFWKAVERAGLAVFVHALHPTMRDRFVGPEQVVNAVGFPHDTGLTIASLISGGTLQACPGLRMAFSHGGGSFPFVLPRLENAWSGAWNEGEPLVPGAAPSELRQALPESPSTYARRLYYDTLLFDRRAIRYLLDIMGASQLVIGTDYPFFPREQPVGATVRSLGLDATTLGAVETANALRFLGIAPAAQG; translated from the coding sequence GTGACCATCGACGTCCACGCCCACGTCGTCCCCGAACGCTTCCCGCCACATCCCCCCGGCGCCGACGAGCGCTGGCCGGAGATGGACCACTTCGAGCCGGGGCGCGCCCGCGTAATGATCGCCGGGCGGAACTTCCGCACCGTGACAGAGGGGGTTTGGAGCGCCACCCGCCGCATTGAAGACATGGACCGCGAGGGGGTCGACGTCCAGGTCCTCTCGCCCATGCCCGAGCTTCTCTCCTACTGGCTCCCGCTCGAGGACAGCCGCGTCCTGGCGGAGCACGTGAACGACTACATCACCCGCATGGTCGAGGCCTCCCCTGGCCGCTTCCATGGCCTCGGCATGGTGCGGCTACAGGACCCGGACGCCGCCGCACTCGATCTGGAAGGGGTCCGCGCGCGTCGCCTCGCCGGCATCGAGGTCGGCTCGAACGTCCTCGGCCGCTCTCTTGGCGACCCGCGCTTTCTCGACTTCTGGAAGGCGGTCGAGCGCGCCGGACTCGCGGTCTTCGTCCACGCGCTGCACCCCACCATGCGCGACCGCTTCGTCGGCCCGGAGCAGGTGGTAAATGCTGTCGGCTTCCCCCACGACACCGGCCTCACGATCGCTTCTCTGATCAGCGGCGGCACCCTGCAGGCCTGCCCGGGCCTGCGCATGGCCTTCAGTCACGGTGGCGGCAGCTTCCCCTTCGTCCTGCCGCGGCTCGAAAACGCCTGGAGCGGGGCCTGGAACGAGGGCGAGCCGCTCGTACCCGGCGCCGCGCCGAGCGAGCTCCGCCAGGCGCTGCCGGAGTCGCCCTCTACCTATGCGCGGCGCCTTTACTACGACACCCTGCTCTTCGACCGCCGGGCCATCCGTTATCTCCTGGACATCATGGGCGCATCGCAGCTCGTGATCGGCACCGACTACCCTTTCTTCCCCCGCGAGCAGCCGGTCGGCGCTACCGTCCGCTCCCTCGGCCTCGACGCCACAACCCTGGGCGCGGTCGAGACGGCGAACGCCCTCCGCTTCCTGGGCATCGCGCCCGCGGCGCAGGGCTAA
- the hisD gene encoding histidinol dehydrogenase, whose translation MRLVVGAEEARRTILRRRPASEAELSPAARKRTAEVMGAEVSAAEAVRRIVREVRLEGDAAVRRYCEAFDGVPHRALEVPREEVERALAEIPADLREALEFAAERVRRYHEGQARRLMTSYEEDGLGVRVRPLETVGFYVPGTFPVYPSSVLHTLVPAKVAGVGALVMVSPADRSGRVPAVKLAAAAIAGVDRVFMASGAQAIAALAYGTETIPRVDKIVGPGNIFVTLAKREVFGDVGIDSIYGPTETVVVADGDADPVLCAVDMIAQAEHDEMATPLLITDSKPLAEQVLYEIEKRVADLPRGNVARTAIENQGGAVVAASMEEAVALASEFAPEHLCILARDARRLAGLVKNAGGIFIGESSPEAIGDYTGGPSHVMPTGGAARFASPLSVLDFLKFSTVMEIRDEDVVRLGPPGARIAYAEGLEGHARAIEERLPK comes from the coding sequence CTGCGGCGCCGTCCCGCGAGCGAGGCCGAGCTGTCACCGGCGGCGCGGAAGCGCACGGCCGAGGTCATGGGGGCCGAGGTCTCGGCAGCGGAGGCGGTGCGGCGCATCGTCCGCGAAGTGCGCCTGGAGGGCGACGCCGCCGTCCGGCGCTACTGCGAGGCCTTCGACGGCGTGCCACACCGGGCGCTGGAAGTGCCGCGCGAGGAGGTCGAGCGCGCACTCGCGGAGATACCGGCTGACCTGCGCGAAGCCCTCGAGTTCGCGGCGGAGCGTGTCCGGCGCTACCACGAGGGGCAGGCGCGGCGGCTGATGACCTCGTACGAGGAGGACGGCCTCGGCGTGCGCGTACGGCCGCTCGAGACCGTCGGCTTCTATGTGCCGGGCACATTCCCCGTCTATCCGTCCTCCGTGCTCCACACCCTCGTGCCGGCGAAGGTAGCGGGCGTGGGCGCGCTCGTAATGGTCAGCCCGGCCGACCGCAGCGGCCGCGTCCCGGCGGTGAAGCTCGCGGCGGCGGCGATCGCCGGCGTGGACCGCGTGTTCATGGCCAGCGGGGCCCAGGCAATCGCAGCCCTGGCCTACGGGACGGAGACGATCCCGCGGGTGGACAAGATCGTGGGCCCGGGGAACATCTTCGTGACCCTGGCCAAGCGGGAGGTCTTCGGGGACGTCGGGATTGACTCGATCTACGGGCCGACCGAGACGGTCGTCGTCGCCGACGGGGACGCAGACCCAGTGCTGTGCGCGGTCGACATGATCGCGCAGGCGGAGCACGACGAGATGGCGACGCCGCTGCTGATCACGGACTCGAAGCCGCTGGCGGAGCAGGTTCTGTACGAGATCGAGAAGCGCGTGGCCGACTTGCCTCGGGGCAACGTCGCCCGGACTGCGATCGAAAACCAGGGCGGGGCGGTGGTGGCCGCGAGCATGGAGGAGGCAGTGGCGCTGGCGAGCGAGTTCGCCCCCGAGCACCTCTGCATCCTGGCGCGAGACGCCCGCAGGCTTGCTGGCCTGGTGAAGAATGCGGGCGGAATCTTCATCGGCGAGAGCAGCCCGGAGGCTATCGGGGACTATACCGGCGGCCCAAGCCACGTGATGCCAACGGGAGGCGCGGCGCGCTTCGCCTCGCCGCTGAGCGTGCTGGACTTCCTCAAGTTCAGCACGGTCATGGAGATCCGCGACGAGGACGTAGTCCGCCTGGGGCCGCCCGGAGCCCGTATCGCTTACGCCGAGGGACTGGAGGGCCATGCGCGCGCCATCGAGGAAAGGCTGCCGAAGTGA
- a CDS encoding MMPL family transporter: MRGLADTCYRNRRLVVIAWLALLATAIGACAALSGEYRTVFELPDSESARALDLMEERGLAQRSGFSGQIVFAAEQGVNDPAVRRAMEDLFARVREALDEEELISPYEPQNAYQISADGRIAYAELNLSMREREAFQADAETVEALARDVDVPGLRIELGGDIFADRPEFASEVVGIVAAMIILLVAFGSVLAMGLPIVTALCGIGSGAALIGLLTRVLAVPDFTTQVAAMIGIGVGIDYALLIVTRYRHGLRDGLEPRQAIALALDTSGRAVVFAGMTVVISLLGIFMMNMDFMRSLSVSAVLAVLMTMLAAVTLLPALLGFVGRGIDRLGLPHRSAEREASEHFWYRWSRVVQAHPWPALLLSTALLVALASPVFALRLGFGDAGNRQEKDTTRRAYDLLSEGFGPGFNSPFLIIADLPEGAADAPKVQELTRALRATEGVASVAEPLILPDARLAIINLFAASAPQDKETSELVHRLREETLPPVATSTGLQIYTSGGPPIVVDFADYIASRLPLFFGAVLLLSFLLLMMVFHSVVVPVKAVVMNLLSIGAAFGAMVAIFQWGFLGSLFGLGKSGPIEAWAPMMLFAIVFGLSMDYEVFLLSRVREEYDRCGDNRQAVADGLAATGRVISAAALIMVCVFAAFILGGERVMKLMGFGLSFAIFIDATVVRLVLVPAAMELLGDLNWWMPGWLARRLPKLNVDGAAVAPEGAVAEAAS; encoded by the coding sequence ATGAGAGGGCTGGCCGATACCTGCTACCGCAACCGGCGCCTGGTCGTGATCGCCTGGTTAGCGCTGCTGGCCACGGCGATCGGCGCCTGCGCGGCGCTGTCAGGGGAGTACCGGACCGTGTTCGAGCTGCCGGACTCGGAGAGCGCGCGGGCGCTGGACCTGATGGAGGAGAGGGGCCTGGCTCAGCGCAGCGGCTTCTCCGGCCAGATCGTCTTCGCGGCGGAGCAGGGGGTCAACGACCCGGCGGTGCGCAGGGCGATGGAGGACCTTTTCGCCCGTGTGCGCGAGGCGCTGGATGAAGAGGAGCTGATCAGCCCCTACGAGCCGCAGAACGCCTACCAGATCTCGGCGGACGGCCGCATCGCCTACGCGGAGCTCAACCTCTCGATGCGGGAGCGGGAGGCCTTCCAGGCCGACGCGGAGACGGTCGAGGCTCTGGCGCGGGACGTGGACGTGCCCGGCTTGCGCATCGAACTGGGCGGCGACATTTTCGCCGACCGGCCTGAGTTCGCGAGTGAGGTCGTCGGTATCGTCGCAGCGATGATCATCCTGCTCGTGGCCTTCGGGTCCGTGCTGGCGATGGGACTGCCGATCGTCACGGCGCTGTGCGGGATCGGAAGTGGTGCAGCCCTCATCGGCCTCTTGACGCGGGTGCTGGCGGTGCCGGACTTCACCACGCAGGTCGCGGCGATGATCGGCATCGGTGTCGGGATCGACTACGCGCTGCTCATCGTCACGCGCTATCGCCACGGCCTGCGCGACGGCCTCGAGCCGCGGCAGGCGATCGCCCTGGCGCTCGACACCTCGGGCCGGGCAGTGGTCTTCGCGGGCATGACGGTCGTGATCTCGCTGCTCGGCATTTTCATGATGAACATGGACTTCATGCGCAGCCTGTCGGTGTCGGCGGTGCTGGCGGTCCTCATGACCATGCTGGCCGCCGTGACCCTGCTGCCGGCGCTGCTGGGCTTCGTCGGACGCGGCATCGACAGGCTGGGCCTGCCCCACAGGAGCGCCGAACGTGAAGCTTCGGAACACTTCTGGTACCGCTGGAGCCGCGTCGTCCAGGCTCATCCCTGGCCAGCGCTGCTCCTCAGCACTGCGCTGCTCGTGGCCCTGGCGTCGCCCGTCTTCGCGTTACGGTTAGGGTTCGGCGACGCCGGCAACCGCCAGGAGAAGGACACCACGCGCCGGGCCTACGACCTCCTGTCGGAGGGCTTCGGGCCCGGTTTCAACTCGCCCTTCCTGATCATCGCGGACTTGCCGGAGGGTGCGGCGGACGCGCCGAAGGTGCAGGAGCTAACGAGAGCGCTAAGAGCGACCGAGGGCGTTGCCTCGGTCGCGGAGCCCCTAATCCTGCCGGACGCCCGCCTGGCAATCATTAACCTCTTCGCAGCCTCGGCGCCGCAGGACAAGGAGACGTCGGAGCTAGTGCACAGGTTGCGCGAGGAAACATTGCCACCGGTGGCCACCTCGACGGGCCTGCAGATATACACCTCGGGCGGACCACCGATCGTGGTGGACTTCGCGGACTACATCGCCAGCCGGCTGCCCCTGTTCTTCGGCGCCGTTCTGTTGCTGTCCTTCCTGCTGCTGATGATGGTCTTCCACAGCGTCGTGGTGCCCGTGAAGGCCGTGGTCATGAACCTGCTGTCCATCGGGGCGGCCTTTGGGGCCATGGTGGCGATCTTCCAGTGGGGCTTTCTCGGCAGCCTCTTTGGCCTGGGAAAGTCGGGGCCCATCGAGGCCTGGGCGCCGATGATGCTCTTCGCCATCGTGTTCGGCCTGTCCATGGACTATGAGGTCTTCCTGCTGTCCAGGGTGCGGGAAGAGTACGACCGCTGCGGCGACAACCGGCAGGCGGTGGCGGACGGACTAGCGGCGACGGGCCGCGTCATCTCGGCGGCGGCCCTGATCATGGTCTGTGTCTTCGCCGCTTTCATACTGGGCGGGGAGCGCGTGATGAAGCTGATGGGCTTCGGGCTGTCCTTCGCCATCTTCATCGACGCGACGGTCGTGCGCCTTGTCCTGGTGCCGGCGGCGATGGAGCTGCTGGGCGACCTCAACTGGTGGATGCCGGGCTGGCTGGCGCGGCGGCTGCCGAAGCTGAACGTGGATGGGGCCGCCGTGGCTCCGGAGGGCGCGGTTGCGGAGGCGGCGAGCTGA
- the hisB gene encoding imidazoleglycerol-phosphate dehydratase HisB, with the protein MSERRATYRRETRETAIEAAWDLDGSGHAEVSTGIGMLDHLVEQLARHGIFDITLVAKGDLHVDPHHTVEDTAIALGRAFLGAIGEGAGITRMGDALVPLDEALAQVAVDVSGRGYASLAVRWTGEQVGELPCDLIEHLLQSLALEGKFNLNVRLLSGVNDHHKAEVIFKALGRALSIATRLEPRRAGQTPSTKGTLG; encoded by the coding sequence TTGAGCGAACGCAGGGCGACGTACCGGCGCGAGACGCGCGAGACGGCCATCGAGGCCGCGTGGGACCTCGACGGCAGCGGCCACGCCGAGGTCTCGACGGGCATCGGCATGCTGGACCACCTCGTCGAGCAGCTGGCGCGTCACGGCATATTTGACATAACGCTAGTGGCAAAGGGCGACCTCCACGTCGACCCGCACCACACGGTGGAGGACACGGCGATCGCGCTGGGCCGGGCGTTCCTCGGGGCGATTGGCGAGGGAGCCGGCATCACGCGCATGGGCGACGCCCTGGTGCCGCTGGATGAGGCGCTGGCGCAGGTAGCCGTGGACGTGTCGGGCAGGGGATACGCTTCGCTCGCGGTGCGGTGGACGGGGGAGCAGGTGGGGGAACTGCCGTGCGACCTCATCGAGCACCTGCTGCAGTCGCTGGCGCTCGAAGGGAAGTTCAACCTCAACGTCCGCCTCCTCTCCGGCGTCAACGACCACCACAAGGCCGAGGTCATCTTCAAGGCGCTGGGAAGGGCGCTCTCCATCGCGACCCGCCTGGAGCCGCGGCGCGCCGGCCAGACGCCGAGCACGAAGGGGACCCTCGGCTAG
- the hisC gene encoding histidinol-phosphate transaminase → MSGPARRQAAAGDWLREWVQPHLLEIPGYVPIEPPEVLAKRIGVPVETIVKLDGNENPYGPSPRALEALAKERGYNIYPDPDQRDLRAALADYVGLGPENIVAGAGSDELIDLVTRMFVAPGEAVLNFPPTFGMYAFAAEVQGARVINLPRRPDFSLRLDGFAAQARKARLIFVVSPNNPSGTPLSSEELAVLLEGGRPVVVDEAYAEFAGESFVDLVPRYPNLMVLRTLSKWAGLAGLRVGYMVASPEIIAVAMKAKQPYSVSVAAETAALASLQDRDWLLANVRRIVDERERLAGRLAELPWLEPVPTRANFILCRVAGIEAGLVKEKLAAQGIMIRYFDTPLLRNYIRISVGKPEHTDRLIEALREIGRAEGPGGQAPSERGSTP, encoded by the coding sequence GTGAGCGGCCCCGCGCGCCGGCAGGCGGCGGCCGGGGACTGGCTGCGCGAGTGGGTGCAGCCGCACCTCCTGGAGATCCCGGGCTACGTGCCCATCGAGCCGCCGGAGGTGCTGGCGAAGCGCATCGGCGTGCCCGTCGAGACGATCGTCAAGCTCGATGGGAACGAGAACCCCTACGGGCCCTCGCCGCGGGCGCTGGAGGCGCTGGCTAAGGAGCGTGGCTACAACATCTATCCCGACCCGGACCAGCGCGACCTGAGGGCGGCTCTGGCGGACTACGTGGGCCTGGGGCCGGAGAACATAGTCGCCGGGGCGGGCAGCGACGAACTGATCGACCTCGTGACGCGGATGTTCGTGGCGCCAGGCGAGGCGGTCCTGAACTTCCCTCCCACGTTCGGGATGTACGCCTTCGCCGCGGAAGTGCAGGGCGCGCGGGTCATCAACCTGCCGCGGCGGCCGGACTTCTCGCTGCGCCTGGACGGCTTCGCCGCGCAGGCGCGCAAGGCGCGCCTTATTTTCGTGGTCTCCCCGAACAACCCGAGCGGCACGCCGCTTTCGAGCGAGGAGCTAGCGGTCCTCCTCGAGGGCGGACGGCCGGTCGTCGTCGACGAGGCCTACGCGGAGTTCGCGGGTGAGAGCTTCGTGGATCTCGTGCCGCGTTACCCGAACCTGATGGTGCTGCGGACGCTGAGCAAATGGGCGGGCCTGGCCGGCCTCCGCGTCGGCTACATGGTGGCGTCGCCCGAGATTATCGCGGTCGCCATGAAGGCAAAGCAGCCTTACAGCGTGAGCGTCGCGGCAGAGACGGCGGCCCTGGCGAGCCTGCAGGACCGTGACTGGCTGCTGGCCAACGTGAGGAGGATCGTGGACGAGCGCGAGAGGCTGGCGGGCAGGCTCGCGGAGCTGCCATGGTTGGAGCCGGTGCCGACGCGGGCCAACTTCATCCTCTGCCGCGTCGCGGGCATCGAGGCCGGGCTGGTGAAGGAAAAGCTGGCGGCCCAGGGCATCATGATCCGATACTTCGATACGCCGTTGCTGCGGAACTACATCCGGATCAGCGTCGGCAAGCCCGAGCACACGGACAGACTGATCGAGGCGCTGAGGGAGATCGGGCGAGCCGAGGGGCCTGGCGGCCAGGCGCCGTCAGAGAGAGGGTCGACCCCTTGA